Proteins encoded in a region of the Bacillus methanolicus genome:
- the thiI gene encoding tRNA uracil 4-sulfurtransferase ThiI, whose product MNYDRILIRYGEMSTKGRNRNKFVEKLKMNIKRVLKDFPNVKIEASRDRMYVLLNGENSEEIISRLKGVFGIQSFSPAVKVEKDIDVMKEAVLDLFKSLYKPGNTFKITGKRADKTFFLSTDEINHTFGAHLLKNIEGLKVDVKNPDINMQIEIRKEAAYLTCENIRGAGGLPVGSSGKAMLMLSGGIDSPVAGYLSMKRGLEVEAVHFHSPPFTSERSKQKVIDLAEKLSEVSGFMTLYVVPFTEIQQLIQKQVPDNYSMTVTRRLMLRITDEIRKKHNGLAIITGESLGQVASQTLESMFAINEVTNTPVLRPLITMDKTEIIEISREIGTHDISIRPYEDCCTVFVPSSPKTKPRRDKVHHYESYIDFEPYITKAVNETEVIHIKPNAKQAEETFDHLF is encoded by the coding sequence ATGAACTATGACCGAATTCTCATTCGCTACGGAGAAATGTCGACAAAGGGCAGAAACCGGAACAAGTTTGTTGAAAAATTAAAAATGAACATTAAGAGAGTATTAAAAGATTTTCCTAATGTGAAAATAGAAGCAAGCCGGGATCGAATGTATGTTTTATTAAATGGAGAAAACAGCGAAGAAATTATTTCGCGTTTAAAAGGCGTGTTTGGCATTCAATCTTTTAGTCCCGCTGTCAAGGTTGAAAAAGATATTGATGTAATGAAAGAAGCGGTTCTTGACTTGTTTAAGAGTTTATATAAGCCGGGAAATACTTTTAAAATTACTGGAAAAAGAGCGGACAAAACGTTCTTTTTATCTACAGATGAAATCAACCATACTTTCGGAGCCCATCTTTTAAAAAATATTGAGGGGCTGAAAGTAGATGTAAAAAATCCTGATATAAACATGCAGATTGAGATTCGAAAAGAAGCTGCATATTTGACTTGCGAGAATATTCGCGGTGCAGGCGGACTCCCTGTCGGGTCAAGCGGCAAAGCGATGCTTATGCTTTCAGGAGGAATTGACAGCCCTGTTGCCGGATATTTGTCAATGAAAAGAGGCCTGGAAGTGGAAGCTGTCCATTTTCACAGTCCGCCATTTACAAGCGAGCGTTCAAAGCAAAAGGTGATTGATCTTGCTGAAAAACTTTCCGAAGTAAGCGGCTTTATGACTCTCTATGTTGTTCCTTTTACAGAGATCCAGCAATTGATCCAAAAACAGGTGCCTGATAATTATTCCATGACAGTTACAAGGCGATTGATGCTCCGAATTACTGATGAAATTCGTAAGAAGCATAACGGTCTTGCAATAATAACAGGCGAAAGCCTTGGCCAAGTAGCGAGCCAAACACTTGAGAGCATGTTTGCGATCAACGAAGTTACGAATACACCTGTACTTCGGCCGCTCATTACTATGGATAAAACAGAAATCATTGAAATTTCACGTGAAATAGGAACTCATGATATTTCGATTCGCCCGTATGAAGACTGCTGTACCGTTTTTGTTCCTTCATCGCCAAAAACAAAACCGCGAAGAGATAAGGTTCATCATTATGAAAGTTATATTGATTTCGAACCATATATTACAAAAGCTGTAAACGAAACCGAAGTCATTCATATAAAACCTAATGCGAAACAAGCTGAAGAAACATTTGATCATCTTTTTTAA
- the rarD gene encoding EamA family transporter RarD — MIKNEQQMGALYAAFSYFLWGILPIYWKLLGHVKAHEILANRVFWSFVFMLVVLLVTNKWKAFTATVRALSANKKQFMALGAASLLISVNWFLYIWAVNNGQMIETSLGYYINPLVSVLLGMFVLKERLSIAQYFSFFLALIGVLILTLSYGRFPWIAIMLAVTFGLYGLAKKLIKVDSAIGLTLETMAVTPLALVYIGILFIQGESSFLNGSLPTGLLLIGAGAATAIPLLYFAKGAQKIQLSMLGFIQYIAPTITLILGIFVYGEQFTKLHLLSFTFIWAALTIYSVSRTKLAAALELRLKRGKGMEI, encoded by the coding sequence ATGATAAAAAATGAACAACAGATGGGAGCTTTGTATGCCGCTTTTTCCTATTTTCTTTGGGGAATCCTTCCGATTTACTGGAAACTGCTTGGTCATGTGAAGGCACATGAGATTTTGGCAAACCGGGTATTTTGGTCTTTTGTTTTTATGCTTGTTGTACTGCTTGTTACGAACAAATGGAAGGCATTTACCGCTACCGTCCGTGCACTCTCGGCAAATAAAAAACAATTTATGGCGCTTGGTGCAGCCTCACTTCTTATAAGCGTCAACTGGTTTTTATATATTTGGGCAGTTAACAATGGCCAAATGATTGAAACGAGTTTAGGGTATTATATTAATCCTCTTGTCAGTGTATTGCTTGGGATGTTTGTATTAAAAGAACGTCTGTCTATCGCCCAATACTTTTCGTTTTTCCTGGCTTTAATCGGTGTTCTTATTTTGACATTATCTTACGGCCGTTTTCCGTGGATTGCCATCATGCTTGCCGTTACTTTCGGCTTGTATGGACTGGCAAAAAAATTAATTAAAGTGGATTCTGCGATCGGTCTGACTTTGGAAACAATGGCTGTCACTCCTCTCGCTCTTGTATATATCGGAATTCTGTTTATTCAGGGAGAAAGCTCATTTTTGAACGGGTCGCTGCCTACTGGCCTTCTCTTAATTGGAGCAGGCGCTGCAACGGCCATCCCATTACTTTATTTTGCAAAGGGAGCACAAAAGATACAATTATCGATGCTTGGTTTCATTCAATATATTGCGCCAACTATCACATTGATATTAGGGATCTTTGTGTACGGCGAACAGTTCACAAAACTTCATTTGCTGTCATTCACTTTTATTTGGGCAGCACTAACCATCTATTCTGTGTCGCGGACAAAACTGGCCGCCGCATTAGAATTAAGACTGAAAAGAGGAAAAGGTATGGAAATATAA
- a CDS encoding alpha/beta-type small acid-soluble spore protein produces the protein MARNNSSNQLLVPGVQQALDQMKYEIATEFGVNLGADTTSRANGSVGGEITKRLVQMAEQQLGGGFSK, from the coding sequence ATGGCACGAAACAACAGTTCAAATCAATTACTGGTTCCAGGAGTTCAACAAGCTCTAGACCAAATGAAATACGAAATCGCAACTGAATTTGGAGTTAACCTAGGTGCAGATACTACTTCTCGCGCTAACGGTTCAGTTGGGGGAGAAATCACTAAGCGTTTAGTTCAAATGGCTGAACAACAATTAGGCGGAGGTTTCTCTAAATAA
- a CDS encoding DUF2953 domain-containing protein: MKWLVIALAVLLFLLMIVLATRLTIYLSYDHVQDNDHLKLELRAWFGLFRYKLKIPLIKIDENSPTIVLKQEKQMGHQKKPSKEETKQYSAEDLLNIFKDIKEILTHVIGLHKIIRKLLKKITIKEFEWFTVAGIGDAAYTGMLIGALWAVKGSIVGVISLNMKLKVMPKINITPNFQRAYSQTTLRCMFQFRIGHAMLAGIKLVKYWKGGKPKFRSKALSVFSGDKTKSV, from the coding sequence GTGAAATGGTTGGTCATTGCCTTAGCGGTTCTGCTTTTTTTATTGATGATCGTTCTTGCAACAAGACTAACAATATATTTGAGTTATGATCATGTTCAGGATAACGACCATTTAAAGTTGGAATTAAGAGCGTGGTTTGGCCTTTTTAGATACAAGCTGAAAATCCCTCTTATAAAAATAGATGAGAATTCCCCTACGATCGTTTTGAAACAAGAAAAACAGATGGGACATCAGAAGAAGCCGAGTAAAGAAGAGACGAAGCAATATTCGGCAGAAGATTTGCTCAACATTTTTAAAGATATAAAAGAGATTCTTACACATGTTATTGGACTTCATAAAATCATCCGCAAATTATTGAAAAAAATAACGATCAAGGAATTCGAATGGTTCACCGTTGCCGGGATCGGCGATGCAGCCTACACCGGTATGCTTATTGGAGCGCTTTGGGCAGTAAAGGGGAGCATTGTTGGTGTTATAAGCCTCAATATGAAACTAAAAGTAATGCCGAAAATAAACATTACGCCAAACTTTCAAAGAGCATATTCTCAAACGACGCTCAGATGTATGTTTCAATTTCGAATCGGGCATGCTATGTTAGCAGGAATAAAACTGGTTAAATATTGGAAAGGCGGAAAACCCAAGTTTCGATCAAAGGCTCTGTCCGTCTTTTCTGGAGATAAAACAAAATCTGTCTAG
- the ezrA gene encoding septation ring formation regulator EzrA, which produces MEYIIGALIIIFCLFLTGFFIRKKYYKEIDRLESWKIDIMDRPVLDEMSKIKQLNMTGQTEELFERWRHEWDEIVTTDLPDVEELLFDAEEYIDKYRFGKAKEIIALIEEKLSKTEEKIQCILTELNDLVGSEEKNRTEIEELKELYRESKKTLLAHRHNFGRAENELERKLDEIIGKFQEFDEKTKNGNYLEARETVLFIKERLEKIKQKMDDIPRLLLECQTSLPSQIKELKEGYREMASQGYVLDHIPLEKETERFEKQLEVYLSYIEKLEIEEVQKGIEELKEGIELLFDLLEKEVHAKHFISQNVQGAKEILDITLEENEKLKLESDHVQESYHLQEQELEVLTRSEKRLAHLEKRYELLLERLAQNDTAQTVLSEELQEMKAVLDQVRDEQREFEEKLLALRKDEMEAREQVKDLSKKVGEMIRLVSKSNIPGLSQEYQYLLEDAKESIQNVIDRLEEKPLNINSVRKYLEVAVLTVNKLMDSTIELVENAKLAEKVIQYGNRYRSRYPSVEKGLQEAETAFRNYDYRQAIEQAAASIEEIEPGALRKIEAMLSEE; this is translated from the coding sequence ATGGAATACATAATTGGTGCACTCATCATTATTTTTTGTTTGTTTTTGACCGGTTTTTTTATAAGAAAAAAATACTATAAAGAAATAGACCGTCTTGAATCATGGAAAATCGACATAATGGACCGCCCCGTACTTGACGAAATGTCAAAAATAAAGCAACTGAATATGACCGGCCAAACAGAGGAACTTTTTGAAAGATGGCGTCATGAATGGGATGAGATCGTTACAACCGATTTGCCTGATGTAGAAGAGCTCTTGTTTGATGCCGAGGAGTATATTGATAAATATAGATTCGGCAAGGCGAAGGAAATTATTGCGCTTATTGAAGAAAAGCTTTCAAAGACAGAAGAGAAGATACAATGCATTCTCACCGAGCTGAATGATCTCGTCGGCAGCGAGGAAAAAAACAGAACTGAAATAGAAGAGTTAAAGGAACTTTATCGGGAGAGCAAGAAAACCCTGCTTGCACATCGGCATAATTTCGGGAGAGCAGAGAATGAGCTTGAACGAAAGCTTGATGAAATCATAGGCAAATTTCAAGAGTTTGATGAAAAAACAAAAAATGGAAATTACCTTGAGGCACGAGAAACCGTTCTGTTTATAAAGGAACGACTTGAAAAAATCAAACAAAAAATGGATGACATTCCTAGATTATTGTTGGAATGCCAGACTAGCCTTCCTTCGCAAATAAAAGAATTAAAGGAAGGCTACCGGGAAATGGCCTCACAAGGGTATGTTCTTGACCATATTCCATTGGAGAAAGAGACAGAAAGATTTGAAAAACAGCTTGAAGTATATTTATCCTACATTGAAAAGCTTGAGATTGAGGAAGTTCAAAAAGGAATTGAAGAGTTGAAAGAAGGCATTGAGCTTTTATTCGACCTTCTTGAAAAAGAAGTACACGCAAAACATTTTATCAGCCAAAATGTACAGGGAGCTAAGGAGATTCTTGATATCACTTTGGAAGAAAATGAAAAACTGAAATTGGAATCAGACCATGTCCAAGAGAGCTATCACCTGCAGGAACAGGAACTGGAGGTTTTAACGCGTTCTGAAAAACGATTAGCCCATTTAGAAAAAAGGTATGAGCTTCTGTTAGAGCGTCTCGCACAAAATGATACTGCACAAACCGTTCTAAGTGAAGAATTGCAGGAAATGAAAGCAGTTTTGGATCAGGTTCGTGATGAACAAAGGGAGTTTGAAGAAAAACTGCTGGCCTTGCGAAAAGATGAAATGGAAGCACGGGAGCAAGTAAAAGATCTTTCAAAAAAAGTCGGAGAAATGATCCGCCTTGTATCAAAAAGCAATATTCCGGGCTTATCTCAGGAATATCAATATTTATTGGAAGATGCGAAGGAAAGTATTCAAAATGTGATAGACAGACTTGAAGAAAAGCCGCTGAATATTAATTCTGTCCGGAAATACCTTGAGGTTGCCGTATTGACTGTTAATAAATTAATGGATTCAACAATTGAATTAGTCGAGAATGCAAAATTGGCGGAGAAAGTCATTCAATACGGCAACCGTTATCGAAGCCGTTATCCTTCTGTAGAGAAAGGTTTGCAAGAGGCTGAAACAGCCTTTCGTAACTACGATTATCGGCAGGCCATTGAACAAGCGGCCGCTTCAATCGAAGAAATAGAACCGGGCGCTTTAAGGAAAATTGAAGCCATGCTTTCAGAAGAATAA
- a CDS encoding cysteine desulfurase family protein encodes MIYFDNSATTKPYEEVIDSFVKVSTEYFGNPSSLHNIGGKAEQLLTQARSQVARLLNVKDSEIYFTSGGTESNNLAIKGTALMYRGRGRHIISTSIEHPSVTESINQLEQLGFDVTFVPVDSDGRVNAKEVEKAIRHDTILVSVMHINNEVGTIQPIKEIGTMIKEYPKILFHVDHVQGVGKVPLNFYECGIDLCTISGHKFHGLKGTGALFIRDGVRISPLLSGGNQELNTRSGTENVAGMVAMAKALRLTLQKRETGIHQMEAIKNTLRNELEKIDGVKVHTPKEGSAPHILNFSVRGFKAEVFVHALEDQDIYVSTTSACSSKKKSPSKTLMAMGVPDEEANSAIRISLSYENTMEEALYAADKIKQTIKQLGEVMN; translated from the coding sequence ATGATCTATTTTGATAATAGCGCAACTACAAAACCATATGAAGAAGTAATTGACTCGTTCGTTAAAGTTTCAACAGAATATTTTGGCAACCCATCTTCCCTGCATAATATTGGCGGAAAGGCTGAACAATTGTTAACACAGGCCCGGTCTCAGGTGGCCAGGCTTTTAAATGTAAAAGATAGCGAGATATATTTTACATCCGGTGGAACGGAGAGCAATAATCTAGCGATTAAGGGAACGGCGCTCATGTATAGGGGAAGAGGGCGCCATATTATTTCCACTTCAATTGAACATCCTTCTGTCACGGAGTCCATCAATCAGCTTGAACAACTCGGCTTCGATGTGACTTTTGTTCCGGTTGATTCGGACGGAAGGGTAAATGCGAAAGAAGTAGAGAAGGCGATTCGCCACGATACGATTCTTGTGTCCGTTATGCATATCAATAATGAGGTTGGAACAATCCAGCCTATTAAAGAGATCGGAACGATGATAAAAGAGTATCCGAAAATCCTTTTTCATGTTGACCATGTTCAAGGAGTTGGAAAAGTTCCGCTTAATTTTTATGAATGCGGAATTGATTTATGTACGATTTCCGGGCACAAATTTCATGGCTTGAAAGGCACGGGAGCGCTGTTTATTCGGGATGGAGTAAGGATATCGCCGCTGTTGTCGGGCGGAAACCAGGAGTTGAATACGCGGAGCGGAACAGAAAATGTCGCCGGAATGGTTGCCATGGCGAAGGCTTTGCGCTTAACTCTTCAAAAAAGGGAGACCGGCATACATCAAATGGAAGCGATAAAGAATACATTAAGAAATGAACTTGAAAAAATTGATGGCGTTAAGGTTCATACACCGAAGGAAGGGTCAGCCCCGCACATTCTTAATTTTTCCGTCCGAGGGTTTAAAGCTGAAGTGTTTGTTCATGCTCTTGAAGACCAAGATATATACGTTTCAACGACCAGTGCCTGTTCTTCCAAAAAGAAATCTCCGAGTAAAACATTAATGGCAATGGGTGTACCTGATGAAGAAGCAAACAGTGCGATCCGTATTAGCTTGTCATATGAAAATACAATGGAAGAAGCATTGTATGCGGCTGACAAAATAAAACAGACAATAAAACAACTAGGAGAGGTAATGAACTGA
- the sppA gene encoding signal peptide peptidase SppA: protein MNGKRWAALGIAAGLFFVSVIINFLSAFAIKDFETSLKDLFPMNDEMFLEEVIEEGDEFKKIAVLNVNGVIQDTGETMTLFESGGYNHQAFMKQLDHVKEDKTVKAIIIRVNSPGGGVVESAEIHDKIVEIQKETKKPVYVSMGSMAASGGYYISAAADKIYASPETLTGSLGVIIQGVNYAGLAKKYGVDFVTIKSGPYKDIMSPTRKMTDEERKILQSMIENSYEGFVKVISEGRGIPVEEVKKIADGRIYDGRQAKNLNLIDGFGYFDDVVENLKKDHKLKGAQVISYSENLGFGSLFSMGARKLMGEDMEMSGLMKLLSQPNSPRLMYLYAE from the coding sequence ATGAATGGAAAACGCTGGGCAGCACTCGGAATCGCTGCTGGATTATTTTTTGTTTCGGTAATCATTAATTTTTTATCTGCATTTGCAATTAAAGATTTTGAAACTTCATTGAAGGATTTGTTTCCGATGAATGACGAAATGTTTTTAGAAGAAGTGATCGAAGAAGGAGACGAATTTAAGAAAATCGCCGTACTGAATGTAAATGGAGTTATTCAAGATACCGGTGAAACAATGACATTATTTGAGAGCGGAGGGTACAATCATCAAGCTTTTATGAAACAGCTTGATCATGTAAAAGAAGATAAAACTGTTAAGGCGATCATTATTAGGGTTAATTCTCCCGGCGGCGGAGTAGTTGAAAGTGCGGAAATTCACGATAAAATTGTAGAAATCCAAAAAGAAACGAAAAAACCTGTCTACGTTTCAATGGGGTCAATGGCAGCATCAGGCGGGTATTACATTTCTGCAGCCGCTGATAAGATTTATGCCAGCCCTGAAACATTAACAGGTTCTCTTGGGGTCATTATACAAGGGGTGAACTATGCCGGCCTTGCTAAAAAGTATGGCGTAGACTTTGTTACGATTAAAAGCGGACCATATAAAGACATTATGAGTCCAACAAGAAAAATGACGGATGAAGAACGTAAAATTTTGCAATCGATGATTGAAAATTCTTATGAGGGATTTGTAAAAGTAATTTCTGAAGGACGCGGAATTCCGGTTGAAGAAGTGAAGAAAATTGCCGACGGAAGAATTTATGACGGCCGCCAAGCAAAGAATTTAAATCTAATTGATGGTTTTGGCTATTTTGATGATGTTGTTGAGAATTTGAAAAAAGACCATAAGTTAAAAGGTGCTCAAGTTATCAGTTATTCAGAAAATCTTGGATTTGGCTCATTATTCAGCATGGGTGCCCGTAAATTAATGGGAGAAGACATGGAAATGTCCGGCCTCATGAAATTACTATCACAGCCGAATTCTCCCAGACTGATGTATCTATATGCTGAGTAA
- a CDS encoding NAD kinase: MPNRRNLYFFYRRDEELQEKLDPLYDLARKYDFTVVKDYRDANIIVSIGGDGTFLQAVRKTGFRGDCLYAGISTTEHLSMYCDFYINDTSKMVEAMTNEQIEVRRYPTIEVTVDGESNFLCLNEFSIRSSIIRTFAMDVYIDELYFETFRGDGMIVATPTGSTAYNKSVNGSVVDPLLPCMQVSEIASMNNNSYRTLGSSFILSGDRILTLIVVPDGNEHPTMAMDNEALSIKHVRKIEVKLSDRIIKTVKLKDNSFWEKVKRTFL, from the coding sequence ATGCCTAATCGCCGCAACTTGTATTTCTTCTATAGAAGGGATGAAGAGTTACAGGAAAAATTAGATCCCCTTTATGACTTAGCGAGAAAATACGATTTCACCGTTGTTAAAGATTATCGGGATGCGAACATTATTGTCAGCATCGGCGGGGATGGAACCTTCTTGCAGGCTGTCCGTAAAACAGGTTTTAGGGGAGATTGTTTATATGCGGGCATTTCAACTACCGAACATTTAAGCATGTATTGCGATTTTTATATTAACGATACTTCCAAAATGGTTGAAGCAATGACAAATGAACAAATTGAAGTCAGAAGATACCCGACGATTGAAGTAACGGTTGACGGTGAATCAAATTTCCTTTGCTTAAATGAATTCAGCATTCGTTCTTCCATTATTAGAACGTTTGCAATGGATGTTTACATTGACGAGCTTTATTTTGAAACATTCCGCGGCGACGGAATGATCGTAGCCACACCAACCGGAAGCACCGCTTATAATAAATCAGTAAACGGATCGGTCGTTGATCCTTTGCTTCCTTGTATGCAAGTGAGTGAAATCGCTTCCATGAACAATAACAGCTACCGAACTCTTGGATCATCTTTTATTTTGAGCGGAGACAGAATATTAACCTTAATAGTTGTTCCTGATGGAAACGAACATCCGACAATGGCAATGGATAATGAAGCATTAAGCATTAAGCATGTGAGAAAGATTGAAGTGAAATTAAGTGACAGGATCATTAAAACTGTAAAACTTAAAGACAATTCATTTTGGGAAAAAGTCAAAAGGACATTTTTGTGA
- the mbcS gene encoding acyl-CoA synthetase MbcS yields MKLKDFIAPEKYNLVSEIERFAKDPEKLALKWENEAGETKEITYAQLMKNVNKIGNVFLNSGLQKGDIILITVPRLIEAYQVYLAALKAGLVVIPSSEMLRTKDLQYRISHGDAKGIVSYYQYVDQFSGIEEARSLLKFVIGGSSDNWIHLDEAMTKVSDEFPLADTSKDDMAFLSYTSGTTGNPKGVVHTHGWAYAHLRIAAANWLGIEEGDMVWATAGPGWQKWIWSPFLSVLGSGATGLSYNGKFEQNKFLHLLEKYEVNVLCCTPTEYRLMAKVDNLYEYKLPKLRSAVSAGEPLNREVIDTFKKHFHVDVRDGYGQTENTLLVGVTKGMELKAGSMGKPTPGNRVEIINEKGEPCAVGEVGDIAVHIETPSLFKHYYKDPERMAMQFRGDYYITGDKAKKDEDGYFWFEGRGDDIIISSGYTIGPFEVEDALVKHPYVKECAVVASPDEIRGHIVKAFVVLRDSVDKDTPDLVKELQEHVKKLTAPYKYPRKIEFISELPKTTSGKIRRVELRQKEMEAFKKS; encoded by the coding sequence ATGAAATTGAAGGATTTTATTGCACCTGAAAAATACAATCTAGTATCCGAAATAGAGCGGTTTGCAAAGGATCCGGAGAAGCTTGCTCTAAAGTGGGAAAATGAAGCAGGGGAAACAAAAGAGATAACATATGCGCAATTAATGAAAAATGTAAATAAAATTGGAAACGTTTTCTTAAATAGCGGTTTACAAAAAGGAGATATTATTCTCATTACGGTTCCTCGTCTAATTGAGGCATACCAAGTATATTTAGCTGCTTTAAAAGCCGGTCTTGTTGTGATCCCCAGTTCTGAAATGCTTCGTACAAAAGATTTGCAATACCGAATCAGCCATGGTGATGCGAAAGGGATTGTCAGCTATTACCAATATGTGGACCAGTTTTCAGGAATTGAAGAAGCTCGGTCTTTACTCAAATTTGTGATTGGCGGAAGTTCGGATAACTGGATTCATTTGGATGAAGCAATGACAAAGGTTTCAGATGAATTCCCTCTGGCAGATACGTCTAAGGATGATATGGCCTTTTTATCTTATACATCCGGAACAACTGGAAATCCAAAAGGAGTTGTTCATACACACGGCTGGGCATATGCCCATTTAAGAATCGCAGCCGCCAATTGGCTCGGGATTGAAGAGGGTGATATGGTTTGGGCAACAGCCGGTCCGGGATGGCAAAAATGGATTTGGAGCCCGTTTTTATCTGTATTGGGGTCAGGTGCAACCGGTCTTTCCTATAACGGAAAGTTTGAACAAAATAAATTCTTGCATCTCCTCGAAAAATATGAAGTAAATGTTTTATGCTGTACTCCAACTGAATACCGGTTAATGGCAAAAGTCGATAACCTGTACGAGTATAAGCTGCCGAAGCTGCGCAGTGCAGTATCGGCCGGAGAACCGCTAAACAGGGAAGTAATTGATACGTTCAAGAAACATTTTCATGTGGATGTCCGGGACGGGTATGGACAGACGGAAAATACATTGCTGGTCGGTGTCACAAAAGGAATGGAATTGAAAGCTGGTTCTATGGGTAAGCCCACTCCGGGTAACAGAGTGGAAATCATTAATGAAAAGGGAGAGCCATGCGCTGTTGGTGAAGTCGGTGATATTGCTGTTCACATTGAAACCCCTTCCCTTTTTAAACACTACTACAAAGATCCTGAGAGAATGGCTATGCAATTCCGCGGCGATTATTATATTACTGGTGATAAAGCGAAAAAAGATGAAGACGGTTATTTCTGGTTTGAAGGCCGGGGAGACGATATTATTATCAGTTCCGGTTATACAATTGGACCTTTTGAAGTCGAAGATGCACTTGTTAAGCATCCATATGTAAAAGAATGTGCCGTTGTTGCAAGCCCTGATGAAATTCGCGGCCATATCGTTAAAGCATTTGTTGTTTTACGTGATAGTGTTGATAAAGACACTCCTGATCTCGTGAAGGAACTCCAGGAACATGTTAAAAAACTGACTGCCCCGTATAAATACCCGCGAAAAATCGAATTTATATCTGAGCTGCCGAAAACGACATCCGGAAAAATCAGGCGAGTTGAACTGCGTCAAAAAGAAATGGAAGCATTCAAAAAATCTTAA
- the hisJ gene encoding histidinol-phosphatase HisJ — protein sequence MKKDGHIHTPYCPHGSKDSFEEYIEQAISLGFEEITFTEHAPLPKGFIDTTPTKDSAMDLNKLESYLDDLDQLKKKFEGRIKINTGLEVDYIEGYEKEIRNFLNVIGKRLDDAILSVHFLKFNNRYDCIDYSPGEFEKIAKSYGGVDEVYKKYYETLVLSITSDLGPFKPKRIGHITLIRKFHRKFPASHEFKNEIENVLNTIKKYNYEIDYNGAGTIKPLCREPYPPEWAAEKAIQMGIPLVYGSDAHHRKELGQGREKMKFLKTGLTQ from the coding sequence TTGAAAAAAGATGGGCATATACATACTCCATATTGCCCTCACGGATCAAAAGATTCTTTTGAGGAATATATTGAACAAGCTATTTCGCTAGGGTTTGAGGAAATTACATTTACTGAGCATGCTCCATTGCCAAAAGGTTTTATCGATACAACCCCGACAAAAGACAGTGCGATGGATTTGAACAAACTTGAATCTTATCTCGATGATCTTGACCAGTTAAAGAAAAAATTCGAAGGGCGTATAAAAATAAATACCGGGCTGGAAGTTGATTATATTGAAGGGTACGAAAAAGAAATTCGAAATTTTTTGAATGTTATTGGAAAAAGGCTTGATGATGCCATTCTTTCCGTCCACTTTTTAAAATTCAATAATCGTTATGATTGTATCGACTACAGTCCAGGGGAATTTGAAAAAATAGCAAAAAGCTACGGGGGAGTAGATGAAGTCTATAAAAAATACTACGAAACATTAGTGCTTTCGATAACCTCGGATCTAGGGCCATTTAAACCGAAACGAATCGGCCACATTACACTGATCCGGAAATTCCACCGTAAATTTCCGGCTTCGCATGAATTTAAGAATGAAATTGAAAATGTCCTTAATACAATAAAAAAATATAATTATGAAATTGACTATAACGGGGCAGGAACAATAAAACCTCTTTGCCGGGAGCCTTATCCGCCTGAATGGGCTGCGGAAAAAGCCATACAAATGGGCATTCCGCTTGTCTATGGATCGGATGCCCACCATCGAAAAGAACTTGGCCAAGGCAGAGAAAAAATGAAATTTCTTAAAACGGGGCTGACTCAATAG
- a CDS encoding RDD family protein, with protein sequence MNFNDSVHQDHIDSEQNNTGAPSGQSINENFSALTEESNSSALKQANMQAEQSIYRYAGFWMRFWAYLLDLLVIGSIDRMIVNPLFRLFDLPLHEISMFAPISIATAITFYGYFLLMTKFFGQTLGKMVFGLKVIDLDGGKLSWGTVLFRECIGRFISATVVVGYVIVAFLPKKQGLHDLFADTTVIHER encoded by the coding sequence ATGAATTTTAACGATTCAGTGCATCAGGATCATATTGATTCTGAACAAAATAACACGGGAGCACCTTCCGGACAAAGCATCAATGAGAACTTCTCGGCTTTAACAGAGGAATCAAACTCTTCCGCTTTGAAACAAGCAAATATGCAAGCAGAGCAATCGATTTACCGTTATGCAGGATTTTGGATGCGGTTTTGGGCATACCTTCTTGATCTGCTTGTAATCGGTAGCATTGATCGAATGATCGTCAACCCGTTATTCAGGCTTTTTGATTTGCCGCTTCATGAAATAAGCATGTTTGCACCAATCTCAATCGCAACTGCAATTACATTCTATGGCTACTTTTTATTAATGACTAAGTTTTTCGGCCAGACATTGGGCAAAATGGTTTTTGGACTGAAAGTCATTGATCTTGACGGCGGCAAATTAAGCTGGGGAACGGTCCTGTTCAGGGAATGTATTGGGCGATTTATCTCCGCAACTGTTGTCGTCGGTTATGTAATTGTTGCCTTTCTTCCGAAAAAACAAGGGCTTCATGATTTGTTTGCAGATACGACAGTTATACACGAAAGATAA